One Myxococcota bacterium genomic window, CTTGTTCTGGCGGTTGTGGGCGTACACGGTCGAGAAGTCGCCGGCGTGCTTGACGATCACGACCCGGCCGTAGCCGCCGAGCCAGCCGCTGTGGATCACCCGGCCCGCGGCTGCAGCACGGATCGGGGTGCCGCTCTTCGCCGCGATGTCGATGCCCTCGTGCGGGCGACCGCGCCGGCGCCCGAAGCCCGAAGAGAGCCGCCCCTCGAGCGGCCAGCGGAAGCGCACCTCGGCGGCCTCGCGCGCGTCGTCGCGGAAGTCGCCGACGCCCGGCGGGATCACGGACGCGAGCGCCAGCGACTGCTTCGGCGGCGGCCGACGCGCCCCGGGAATCACCAGCCGCGCTCCGACCGGGACGTCCGCGACGTCACCGATGCGGTTCGCGCGCACGATCGTGCGGACCGGCACCCCGTAGTACTGGGAGAGCCGGTAGACGTTCTCGCCGGGCCGCAGCTGGTGGACGGGGCCGCGCGGCGGCGGGGAGGAGGACGCACATCCCATTGCGACCACACACGCAGCCGCGACAGCGATGAGCCCAGCCCGCACGACCCCGCGTCGCCTCACGCGTGCCACCCGTGATCGCCCACCAGGTCGACGAAGCGCACGCGTCCGAGCCACTCGCGCGTATAGGCGTCTTCACCGACGCGGCGGATGCGCTGCAGGCGCTGCTCGTCGCGCGCGCCGAAAGGCCCGACCAGGCGTCCGCCGATCGCCAGCTGGGTGAGCAGCGGCTTCGGCACTTCCGGACCGCCGGCGGTCACCACGATGGCGTCGAAGGGGCCCTCGGCCGGGCGCCCTTTCGTTCCGTCGCCCCAGAACACGAGCACGTTGTGAATGCCGAGTCGGTCGAGCGATTGGCGCGCCTGGGCCGCCAGCTTCGACTTCCGCTCGACCGAGATCACGCGCTGGCATAGCTGCGACAGGATCGCCGCCTGATAGGCCGAGCCGGTGCCGATCTCGAGCACGCTTTCCTCGCCGCTGAGTTCGAGAGCCTGGGTCATCACGCCGACCACCGAGGGCTGGGAGATCGTCTGGCCTTCGCCGATCGGCAGCGCGGTATCGCGATAGGCCTGGCCCGAGAGTGCGCCGGGGATCAACTCGTGGCGGGGAACGCTCGCGAACGCGGCGAGCACACGGGTATCGTCGACGCCGGCATTCGCCAGGCGCTCGGCCATGCGCCGTCTCGGCAACGCGAAGCGATCCGAGACCGCCTCCCGAGCGGGACGCTCCCTGTACACCCCGGGACCCCCCATCCGACCCCCGTGCCGGGATCTTTGCGGGTCCGGCGCCGGCGCGCAAACCCCTTTCTACTGCTCGGGATTTGCCGGTGGCGCCGTGTGGGCGGCGGCGACCGCGGCGCGGGTGTCGGGCGCGTGGGCGAGTTCGAGCACAGTCAGCGCCAGCGCGCGTGCCCCTTCGAGCAGGCCCGCCTCGCCTCCCGGCGTCGCGGTCGCCTCGGCGAACGCGCGGGTGTGGAGCTGGAGGTTCTCACCGATCGGGAAGTTCGGGTGGATGGTGGGGACCACGCGCGACACGTGGGTGATGTCGCTCGAGCCGATCGCCTGGCCTGGCGCATGCGCTGTCTCGGGGAGTTCGAGCCGTTCGAGCTGACGCCGGTAGGTGTCGGCCAGCGGAAGGTTCGCGTGCATCGGCGGCGACTCGCC contains:
- a CDS encoding LysM peptidoglycan-binding domain-containing M23 family metallopeptidase, producing MRRRGVVRAGLIAVAAACVVAMGCASSSPPPRGPVHQLRPGENVYRLSQYYGVPVRTIVRANRIGDVADVPVGARLVIPGARRPPPKQSLALASVIPPGVGDFRDDAREAAEVRFRWPLEGRLSSGFGRRRGRPHEGIDIAAKSGTPIRAAAAGRVIHSGWLGGYGRVVIVKHAGDFSTVYAHNRQNKVRKGDFVEKGQIIALVGATGRASGPHVHFEVRRNRRPQDPLRYLP
- a CDS encoding protein-L-isoaspartate(D-aspartate) O-methyltransferase codes for the protein MAERLANAGVDDTRVLAAFASVPRHELIPGALSGQAYRDTALPIGEGQTISQPSVVGVMTQALELSGEESVLEIGTGSAYQAAILSQLCQRVISVERKSKLAAQARQSLDRLGIHNVLVFWGDGTKGRPAEGPFDAIVVTAGGPEVPKPLLTQLAIGGRLVGPFGARDEQRLQRIRRVGEDAYTREWLGRVRFVDLVGDHGWHA